DNA sequence from the Falco biarmicus isolate bFalBia1 chromosome 5, bFalBia1.pri, whole genome shotgun sequence genome:
GCGTGTAATTCTTAGGATGCATTCACCAGTTTCGGTGCACACAGGCACAGGAGAACTCTCGCAATTATAAGGTAGTGTGCATAAGGAAGCGGCAGAAACAAGAGTATGCAGTTGCAGTTGCCATAGTACTGGTACTCACAATGCAGCTGTACTCTTCATCATCCATCTCTTTGACTTTCAGGCAGTAAGActttgcagattttaaaattaaggagaaaaaaaaaggcaaaacaagaaggaaatattAAGAATTAGAAGCAATTCCATCATCATCTGCAGGCATAAGAGCTGTACCATTTCAAGCCTTCCTTCAATGCTGCAGCTAGGGACACTGGGGAAAGCACAGTGGGATCACAGTATATTAAACACCTCAGtggaaataaaatctatttagagaaagatgggaagagaaaacagtggGGGAGAGCGAAGGCActtaatatttatattacagTAGCAAATAGTTTAGATAAGTATAACCTAGTAAGAGAAAAATCCCGTGTTCATCTACTGTTTAGGAAAACAGTATTAGAGAAgtatgaggaaaaaacaaataaagaggaaaaaaaaaagctgaattgtGGGAAGGACTGATGTGGGAAGACATGCTGCTGTATTCACTGGCCTTAGGGCTGCAGCTTCAAATACTCCTCTCAACTGGTAAAAGGAAATAGAACAGATGCACTTAATGACTCTACTGTCTTTGGGTGTAGAAAACAAGGTGTCAGTGGaatggaggaggggaaaaaaaaaggcacggtctaaatgaaaaatatgtctTGACAGTTGTTTACTTTGGCTGAAGAAAGACTATCCAAAACTACCTGGAAAACACAGACTAGAGAGCTATTTAGGGGAGTTCAAAAGCATAAGTTGCACAGGAACTCTACAAATAAATTAGGAAATTAATTCAGTCGTGTAGAAAGTAAGTCACCTGAACTCTGGGAGATCTTTCTTACCAGTGTGAACCATTAGGTTAAAAGCAGGTGTCTGAATCTGAGTAATCTGGCAGCAGAcaaagaattggaaaaaatgATGCATTCTCGCAAGGACTCTGGAAGGATGAGTATGTGATCATACAGGCTATATGTGACTTTCAGGCTATGGCTCTGTGAAACTTAATTTCAACCACcagtgagggaagaaaaaaaaagcaaaaaaaaaaagcaagcagctcgCAGCTCACCAAATATTCAAACTTGACATCCAGGTATTTTTTGATAGTCAGCCTTGTGTCAGGAATGGCTTTATTAAGATACGTATTCAAGTCAGTAAGCATCTGCAAGGGAAACATGCTGTTGCTGaatgtaaaaaaccaaaaagcatgACTACAGTTCATCAAGTGCAACTTTCTAACCAGCACAGGTCATAAGACTGCCTCGAGTTAACTCTTTTTTGAGCTAGAGCatatctgaaagaaaatctCTGATCTTGACTCAGAATTGCAATGGTTAGAGCATCCAATACTGTCACAGGCAAGTGGTTCCAGTGTTAGAAATGCATGCCTCCCTTCTAATCTGAATTTATCTCCTTTTGACTCatttaatctcattttcaaTTGGTCCTGGAAAGCACTCTCCCTCATTCAAAGGCCCACTACCCAAAGCTGTCCATCCAACGTGGCACTGAAAGTGGTGTCCCAGTCAACATTTAAACCTCTCTTTGCTAAACTAAGTGGACAGACCCCCTGGAGACTTTCACTCAAATATATTGATTCAAATCCTTGAATTGTTCCTGAACTGCTTACTTAAActctttttaaatttagttgATATCTTTAAATTATGGGTACCAATATCAGGAAAAGGGCTCTAGGGACTCCGCTGATCAAGCTATCCCCTCAtccacaaaagaaaaggagagggatACACTCATGCACAAAAGTCAAAGGGACAAGATTGATATATTCGCTACATTACCTCTTAGGTTCCTtatgaagaaagaaggaaagcaaagagtTTTTCCCACAATGAATGATCTTTAAGACCACACCTCCAAAGACAGGCTTCTGTCTTTCTAGATTCCCCTCTTCTCCAGACCACTTACTTCTATGCTTAAATTCATTACCGGCTTAATTGTTTTCAGAAGGTGAATCCCAAACTTCTCAATATTGCGATGGGCATCAGCAAATTTCACAAAGGCTTCACTGGCAGCTGGTTGAGGCTCCCGTACACCAATGACAGAGAAAACGTCTCCAAATGCTGGATGAGGGTAATAAATACAGACAGATGAAAGAAGAGGTTGACCCTGGAGTTGACCCCTTCCCATAACCTTGCAATTAGCTGGGGAATGATGCTATATATTCCTTAAAGACCAGAGGCTGGCAGGGTGTTTTTTCAATGTCTCGTGTGAAAGACAGGACCTGTGTTAGCACCGTAACTGGCAATGCCAGGAaagcagcccttcccagctcattTCTGCAACACTTAACTTTCTTTGAGTGAGAGAACCATGCATTTAAGTACTGACTAGAACTCCTGAAACTGGAGGTCAAAGATTTCTGCTCCCTTCACTCAAGATTCTTTACCTCTGTGTGTCTGAGATAGCTCAAAGAAAGCCCTGAGAAGACTCTTGGTGTGCTCTGTCAAGCCTGTGATGGAAGCCAGAAAAAACGTTTAAGTAATTTCATTGAAACATAATGGAGGCATCCTGCTCTCCCATTTGGTGTCTGATGGAAGACACGTTTTACCTTTGTATAACTCTGCAGTCCTCTCCAGCTCCTCTAATCTCTTCACTAGTCCATCTAAGTGGAAACAAGAATCAGAATACAGAATTACAACAGTCAAATCCAGGATGTGGTTAAGACCTGATCAGCCAGAAAAACACCACTTTCTTATCTTTGGTTCAAAACTCCCTCGTCTCTTAATGCCTGTCCCCTGGCCCAACATgggaagcttttaaaaaacaactgcaAACTTACTTTACAGTGTGGGGTCATCACCTATTGGCATCCACTAAGTGGGTCCCCACTTTAAATTGATTTGActttaattaacatttaaatgGCCCCAGCGACTGGATATATCACTCAGGAAGGGCAGAGGCAATCACAACAGCgagcacagcaaaaggaaagaattacGATGGAATAAGTGGAACATgcaaataacaataaaaagtaGGTAAGCACAAAAGGGTAAGTGTTCCCTTAAGAAAATGTCCTCCTGGACAACACTTACCATTGCAAAGTATGGCCCGGCTTAATCCCAGGGCATCCGCTGTCCCTGAGCTCATGTTCTCTACCAGTCGATGCTTTACCTTCTTTAATACTAAAGGCCAAAAGAGAGTTGCAAACCAGGATCAGTATCATTTCTATGGGCCTGATAGCATACTTCACTAGTTTCTCAGGCATTGAATAAATTGAACTTAACTCACTTTTGAGGtagcaggcagaaaaagaatAGCATAGAAACTAGATGTTTGGTCCAGCTGTGCATAACACATCCTCTATCTTGCCTATCTGTTCTGCTCTCACATCCTATATACTTCAATCACCAGAGCTCCAGCACTTCTTTTGGAAGACTATTCCGATCAATCACTTTGCTATAAGCTACCTATCACGATATTTGGAACTAAACTTTGCTTATGCTACTTGCTATATTACTGCAAATGAAGTCAGGAGATGAGGCTGAAAGCAAGACAAATAGTATTTAATGCTCAAACTTATCCCTTTGCTTACTTTTACGTTTTGAATCTTAGTTAAACCCTTTTGTCACCCCTTGGTggaattaatttctgtctttggtGGTCATACCCTGCAAATAACTAGACACAGTTATACCCTCTTTAGAATTAGATGACCCAGCTACATGTATTTAGGGGCAACCTTGCAGGGGTGCCAAGTGCCCGCAGTTCCCAATAACTCAGCTGAAGCCACAGTGTTCAGCATCTCTGGAAAATACCATATTCTCACCACACCTCTGTTTCCCCAGAAATCCATCTCACTCTTCATGATTTTCCTGAACCCCTGTCAATTCATTAGAACTTTAATcaccatgaaaataaatgaaaggaaaaagaatataCAGATTTTTTACAAAAGTGAGAAAGGTAGACCATATAAAGGTAGACAGGCATTTCATCACTGTTCTCCAAGCTGAGAAACTGCAACCAGTGTTTTTCAATAGATGCATTTCTGTGTACAGCTAAAAATCTCAAAGGTCAGCATAACTtacatgtattaaaaataaataaattacattattatCTAGTTGAGTTTCATCATCCATGTTAAACACAGTGCAAGAAAACAAGCCTCCCGCAACAACAGTCAAGCCgcaatttaacttttaaaattatttcaagaagTCAGGGAAGTTATCTTTTAAACCTGCAATTCTCTTTGACAGTATCCATTTGAAAATGACTGAGTTAAGAGGAAGAACAGAACCAAAATTTTACTTCGGTTTTGCAGGGACCAGTCTTTCATCCCTCCACGTCATTTTAACACTctagggaaaaagaaaccagtCTTACCAATATCCAAAGACTTGCCCTGCTTTGGGTCGGCCTGAAGCTTGTTGTAGTGTATCGTCACTTCTCCCTGTAGAAAGAGCAAACCCAAAACTGCTGTGCTGGAAGCAAGTAGCAGTGGCTTCCTTTACCAATGGACAATAAACCATTAACTATGACCCAGAAGCTCCAGTGGCCCCCTCCTACCTCTCACCTTTACCATCTGTATCATCTTGGCCACCTCCACCTTGGTCTTCCCTTTCACGGACTTCCCATTCACTCCTGTGATTTCATCACCAGCTGCTACGGTGCCATCTAAGGCTGCTGGAGTGTTATCAAATACctagcagaaaggagaaagagcacAAGTAGTGTGGAAtcaagaggaagagaaaggttAACACAGGgctgaagaacaaaatacagACAATTATATTCCTCTTATTTAACTCAGTTGTATTTTGTTCACAGTGAAGCTGcagtttttcccctttcctaACTAAGAGGTGGGCTGATCATCTTGCTCTCTCAGGAGGTTCTTGCCTCCAGGACGTACCTCCCCAGTGAGAGGATTTCTTGATGTTGAGAATGTCCCTGTGAATTCTAACATGCTCTCCAAGGAGAAGGATAGTTTCAGAAGTCTTAATTTAACTCTTCCACACCATTAGGTACTAGGGTGAGGAAATCTTATTCACTGGTAAGTGAGATGATGTCTCCcactttgaggaaaaaaaaatagcatagGGACTCTCCATGCTTTCCATCTCCCAAGCCAACACTGTTTTACCAAGATGTTTTATTCTTCCTCCCTGAGTGCAGACCTGGACAATGTAGAGACAGGGGCAGTACTGGGCTCCTCCCCCAATGCTGATCCCAATCAGGTTCTGGGAATCCTTCTTCAGAGTCACTGTCCCAGGTACAGTGGGGATCCCCCTAGAATGAGAAAGGGGGAATGAATAACTGAACATGGATGGCAGAGCCGCACGTGTATGAAACAACTGCGGTGTCTGAGTTGATACAAACTGAAAACACGATGGGCACTCCACATTTGAATTCATCGCATTATCACCACCATAGAGTCTATCAGCACAGGCCAGCAGAAAGACCTTCTGGGCTATCTTTTTTGAGACTGCATACACAGATCAGAAGTGGGAGAGACACCCTCACTCACGGCACTGAGTGAGACACCGAGGAAATGCTATCATGTTTTAGAGATTTAATCTGCTTAGTGCTGGAGTGAGAGGACAAGTTGCACAGCATAAA
Encoded proteins:
- the PICK1 gene encoding PRKCA-binding protein isoform X1 produces the protein MFADLDYDIEEDKLGIPTVPGTVTLKKDSQNLIGISIGGGAQYCPCLYIVQVFDNTPAALDGTVAAGDEITGVNGKSVKGKTKVEVAKMIQMVKGEVTIHYNKLQADPKQGKSLDIVLKKVKHRLVENMSSGTADALGLSRAILCNDGLVKRLEELERTAELYKGLTEHTKSLLRAFFELSQTHRAFGDVFSVIGVREPQPAASEAFVKFADAHRNIEKFGIHLLKTIKPMLTDLNTYLNKAIPDTRLTIKKYLDVKFEYLSYCLKVKEMDDEEYSCIALGEPLYRVSTGNYEYRLILRCRQEARTRFAKMRKDVLEKIELLDQKHVQDIVFQLQRFVSTMSKYYDDCYAVLRDADVFPIEVDLARTTLNYGQKDTYTDGAEEEEGGSEREGSGKEDTNGEKLIDGV
- the PICK1 gene encoding PRKCA-binding protein isoform X2: MFADLDYDIEEDKLGIPTVPGTVTLKKDSQNLIGISIGGGAQYCPCLYIVQVFDNTPAALDGTVAAGDEITGVNGKSVKGKTKVEVAKMIQMVKGEVTIHYNKLQADPKQGKSLDIVLKKVKHRLVENMSSGTADALGLSRAILCNDGLVKRLEELERTAELYKGLTEHTKSLLRAFFELSQTHRAFGDVFSVIGVREPQPAASEAFVKFADAHRNIEKFGIHLLKTIKPSYCLKVKEMDDEEYSCIALGEPLYRVSTGNYEYRLILRCRQEARTRFAKMRKDVLEKIELLDQKHVQDIVFQLQRFVSTMSKYYDDCYAVLRDADVFPIEVDLARTTLNYGQKDTYTDGAEEEEGGSEREGSGKEDTNGEKLIDGV